One segment of Radiobacillus kanasensis DNA contains the following:
- the metE gene encoding 5-methyltetrahydropteroyltriglutamate--homocysteine S-methyltransferase, with product MTTIISSNLGYPRIGEKRQWKYALEQYWNQTISQEEFIRQTDQIRLDNLKKQKYIGIDLIPTGDFSFYDHVLDTSVMFGIVPKRFPYQGGKVDLDTYFSIARGTKDAVASEITKWFNTNYHYIVPELQDASLTLTSNRPLELFKEAKEQFGIHTKPVLLGPITFLQLAKGYKESDFGKLLEALTPLYIQILQELQEEGATWVQIDEPIFATNLSDEVLHDAHLAYEKIREAAPGIQLLLQTYFGKVTNYKEVVSLPVKAIGLDFILGDAFSQIKAYGFPKDKVLAAGIINGRNVWRTDLNKSLQLLEEIKQAIESETIIIQPSSSLLHVPVTKRLETELDPIIQGGLSFADEKLVEIVTLAKGLEYGKEAIQQDLENNTQSLIQFNQSAFKRNEQVQKDVEELTKDSADRGLSFVDRIALQKRRLKLPVLPTTTIGSLPQTKELKETRTRYRKGEISVTDYEHFIQQLIKKWIKIQEDLELDVLVHGEFERTDMVEYFGEKLEGFVVTKFGWVQSYGSRCVKPPLVVGDVSFDQPMTVKETVYAQSLTDKPVKGMLTGPTTILNWSFVPDDIPRVTILNQVALALKKEVELLEENGIKIIQIDEPALREGLPLDRNTWQNYLESAVYAFRLTTSSVQPDTQIHTHMCYSNFQDIFETIDQLDADVISIETSRSHGELLSTFKENTYKKDIGLGVYDIHSPRIPSSQELNHNIENALSIIPAEQFWINPDCGLKTRKTNETISALKVMVQAAKELRQSLLLQPK from the coding sequence ATGACTACGATTATTAGTTCTAACCTTGGGTATCCAAGAATTGGAGAAAAAAGACAATGGAAATACGCACTCGAACAATATTGGAATCAAACTATTTCACAAGAGGAGTTTATTCGTCAAACAGATCAAATTAGATTAGACAACTTAAAAAAGCAAAAATATATTGGTATCGATCTTATTCCTACCGGAGACTTTTCTTTTTACGACCATGTTTTGGATACATCTGTTATGTTTGGAATTGTCCCTAAGCGATTTCCATATCAGGGTGGAAAGGTAGACTTAGATACTTACTTCTCGATAGCAAGAGGTACGAAGGATGCTGTAGCATCGGAAATCACCAAATGGTTTAACACGAATTATCATTACATTGTCCCTGAATTACAGGATGCTTCTCTTACTTTGACTAGCAACCGACCATTAGAACTGTTTAAGGAAGCAAAAGAACAGTTCGGAATTCATACCAAGCCCGTCCTATTAGGGCCTATAACTTTTCTTCAATTAGCAAAGGGGTATAAGGAATCGGACTTTGGCAAATTATTAGAAGCCTTAACGCCTCTTTATATCCAAATCCTTCAAGAGTTACAAGAGGAAGGTGCGACTTGGGTGCAAATCGACGAACCGATATTTGCTACAAATCTATCGGATGAAGTACTGCATGATGCCCATTTAGCATACGAGAAGATTAGGGAAGCGGCTCCGGGTATTCAGCTACTGTTACAAACTTACTTCGGAAAAGTAACGAATTACAAGGAAGTCGTTTCTTTACCAGTAAAAGCCATCGGACTTGATTTTATCCTTGGAGATGCCTTCTCCCAAATCAAAGCATACGGATTTCCGAAGGATAAGGTGCTTGCAGCGGGAATTATTAACGGGCGAAACGTGTGGCGTACGGATTTAAATAAGAGCTTACAGTTATTAGAGGAAATCAAGCAGGCTATAGAGAGTGAGACGATCATCATTCAACCCTCTTCTTCTTTGTTACATGTGCCAGTTACGAAAAGATTAGAAACAGAATTAGATCCAATTATTCAAGGAGGGCTTTCCTTTGCCGATGAGAAGCTTGTTGAGATTGTCACCCTTGCTAAAGGATTAGAATATGGAAAAGAGGCCATTCAACAAGATTTAGAGAATAATACACAATCTCTTATTCAATTCAATCAATCTGCGTTTAAAAGAAATGAACAAGTACAAAAGGACGTGGAGGAACTGACAAAGGATAGTGCTGATCGCGGATTATCTTTTGTAGATCGAATTGCTTTACAAAAACGAAGATTAAAGTTGCCTGTCCTTCCTACAACAACAATAGGTAGCTTACCACAAACCAAGGAACTGAAGGAAACTCGAACTCGCTATCGAAAAGGCGAAATATCCGTAACGGATTACGAACATTTTATTCAACAATTAATTAAAAAATGGATTAAGATTCAAGAGGATTTAGAATTAGATGTACTCGTACATGGGGAATTTGAACGGACAGATATGGTTGAGTATTTCGGGGAGAAGCTAGAAGGATTTGTCGTCACCAAATTTGGATGGGTTCAGTCCTACGGATCCCGATGTGTTAAGCCACCATTAGTAGTCGGGGATGTGTCCTTCGATCAACCGATGACAGTAAAAGAGACAGTATATGCACAATCACTGACCGACAAACCGGTAAAAGGCATGTTGACAGGTCCAACCACGATTCTTAATTGGTCCTTTGTTCCAGACGATATACCTCGTGTTACGATTTTAAATCAAGTAGCTCTCGCTCTAAAAAAAGAGGTAGAGTTGTTAGAAGAGAATGGTATTAAAATCATACAAATCGATGAACCTGCACTTCGGGAAGGATTGCCCTTGGACAGAAATACTTGGCAAAACTACTTAGAGTCAGCTGTGTATGCTTTTCGTTTAACCACTTCGTCTGTTCAGCCCGACACACAAATTCATACACATATGTGTTACTCAAACTTTCAAGATATTTTTGAAACAATTGATCAACTAGACGCGGACGTTATTTCTATTGAGACATCCAGAAGTCATGGCGAGCTCCTATCTACTTTTAAAGAAAACACATACAAAAAAGATATTGGTCTAGGAGTTTACGATATTCATAGTCCTCGTATTCCGAGCTCACAAGAATTAAACCATAATATCGAAAATGCTTTATCGATTATCCCTGCTGAACAATTTTGGATCAACCCAGACTGTGGCTTAAAAACTAGAAAAACTAACGAAACCATCTCTGCATTAAAGGTGATGGTTCAAGCAGCTAAAGAATTAAGACAAAGCTTGTTACTGCAACCGAAATAA
- a CDS encoding TetR/AcrR family transcriptional regulator yields MSNAKETIIEAFLQLLYEKKFEDLTVKQIIQKAGFSRSTFYLHFADKYELMEDVRWSLNGQFLSFYETSFYQWGKPVTHYLCEHIFTYRSFYEVEFTDAKAARQLSNKLATRLMEAFHDQDYAIFASFGTIGYLSFWVKSGFEMSPAEAADKLLKIGLTDWTKGLDMDRGKMVEEP; encoded by the coding sequence ATGAGCAACGCTAAAGAAACGATCATTGAAGCATTTTTACAGTTACTTTATGAGAAAAAGTTTGAGGATTTAACAGTAAAACAAATTATTCAAAAAGCAGGCTTTTCCCGCTCAACGTTTTATTTACATTTTGCAGATAAATATGAACTAATGGAAGATGTGAGATGGTCTTTAAATGGTCAGTTTTTGTCTTTTTACGAAACAAGTTTTTACCAATGGGGGAAACCGGTCACACATTATTTATGTGAACATATTTTTACTTATCGTTCCTTTTATGAGGTGGAATTCACTGATGCTAAGGCTGCACGACAACTATCAAACAAGCTAGCAACCCGTTTGATGGAAGCATTCCATGACCAAGACTACGCCATATTCGCAAGTTTTGGTACAATCGGATATTTAAGTTTTTGGGTGAAAAGTGGATTTGAAATGAGCCCTGCTGAAGCAGCGGACAAGCTACTTAAAATTGGATTGACTGATTGGACTAAAGGATTAGATATGGATAGAGGAAAGATGGTGGAGGAGCCATAG
- a CDS encoding SDR family oxidoreductase translates to MTRHVYVITGGSGGMGKATAELVGKKGTVLLADISEERLIQAKEELAAKGITDVHYQTVDITSKENIAALAKKASELGTLKGLVHTAGLSPTMADSRRITEVNLVGTGIVLDAFLPIATQGTATVVISSMSGHMAPRQGPYTEVLKQPLAENVVETMEQFTQGESGTAYSLSKLGVLLIVEDQVWAWGEKGARITSVSPGTINTPMGRQEASQQEQMKVMLDNTPLQREGEASEIATAVEFLLSDAASYITGTDLRVDGGTVANLNRLQTLQK, encoded by the coding sequence ATGACAAGACACGTTTATGTAATCACAGGTGGATCTGGTGGTATGGGTAAAGCGACTGCTGAACTAGTCGGCAAAAAAGGGACTGTATTATTAGCCGACATTTCTGAAGAGCGTTTAATTCAAGCAAAAGAAGAATTAGCTGCCAAAGGTATTACAGATGTACATTACCAAACCGTTGATATAACCTCAAAAGAAAATATTGCTGCATTAGCGAAAAAAGCATCTGAACTAGGTACATTAAAAGGGTTAGTTCACACTGCTGGCCTATCACCAACAATGGCGGATTCTAGACGCATAACGGAAGTGAATTTAGTTGGTACAGGAATCGTTTTAGATGCCTTCCTTCCAATTGCAACACAAGGTACTGCTACGGTGGTTATTTCGTCTATGAGTGGGCATATGGCACCTCGGCAAGGTCCATATACCGAGGTCTTAAAACAACCATTAGCTGAAAACGTTGTGGAAACCATGGAGCAATTTACACAAGGTGAATCAGGTACAGCATATAGTTTATCAAAATTAGGTGTCCTTTTGATTGTTGAAGATCAAGTATGGGCTTGGGGCGAAAAAGGTGCTCGGATTACATCCGTCTCTCCTGGTACAATCAACACACCAATGGGGCGTCAAGAAGCTTCTCAACAAGAGCAAATGAAAGTGATGCTTGATAACACACCTTTACAACGTGAAGGCGAAGCTTCTGAAATTGCAACAGCTGTTGAGTTCCTACTCAGTGACGCAGCTTCCTATATTACAGGTACAGACCTGCGTGTAGATGGCGGTACAGTCGCAAATTTAAATCGACTTCAAACGTTACAAAAATAA
- a CDS encoding AraC family transcriptional regulator, translating to MEMKVETLPKQRIVFVRQIGPYGPSNMQAMEKLKKWAEENNLTNSATIFGVPQDNPEITRPENCRYDACIAISKDYQMDDSVSEGELSGGEYAVFKVKHTADDVQKAWDEIFPAIQNSGYQMDNKPIIERYTGEMVNNDYCELCVPVKSL from the coding sequence ATGGAAATGAAAGTCGAAACACTTCCGAAACAGCGTATTGTCTTTGTACGTCAAATTGGTCCTTATGGTCCTTCTAACATGCAAGCCATGGAAAAGTTAAAGAAATGGGCTGAGGAGAACAATCTTACTAATTCAGCAACCATATTCGGAGTTCCACAAGATAATCCAGAAATAACACGTCCTGAAAACTGCAGGTACGACGCTTGTATTGCCATTTCAAAGGACTATCAAATGGATGATTCCGTTAGCGAAGGAGAACTTTCGGGTGGGGAATATGCGGTCTTCAAAGTCAAGCATACAGCTGATGATGTCCAAAAAGCTTGGGATGAAATTTTCCCAGCTATACAGAACAGCGGATATCAGATGGACAACAAACCGATTATAGAAAGATACACCGGTGAAATGGTTAACAACGATTATTGCGAATTATGTGTGCCAGTAAAATCGTTATAG